In Acidimicrobiales bacterium, one genomic interval encodes:
- a CDS encoding FxsA family protein — protein MLLLLTLLFLVVPIVELWVIVAAAQTFGVPQTLVVLVLISFAGAYLCKWAGLGVLMRMQKTVRSGSVPTREVVDGFLVLLAGALLLTPGFFTDLLALSLLFPPTRAVVRAAILRRYQHKLVAFGVHDGAKVYDTVFAYRDRRGDVVDVDEVDEVDDFGPPASRPPSGGPLIELGP, from the coding sequence ATGTTGCTGCTCCTGACGCTCCTCTTCCTGGTGGTTCCCATCGTGGAGCTCTGGGTGATCGTGGCCGCCGCGCAGACCTTCGGCGTACCCCAGACCCTCGTCGTCCTGGTGCTCATCAGCTTCGCCGGCGCCTACCTCTGCAAGTGGGCGGGCCTCGGCGTCCTGATGCGCATGCAGAAGACGGTGCGCTCGGGGTCGGTCCCCACCCGTGAGGTCGTCGACGGGTTCCTGGTGCTGCTGGCCGGCGCCTTGCTGCTGACGCCGGGCTTCTTCACCGACCTTCTGGCGCTCTCGCTGCTGTTCCCACCCACGCGTGCCGTGGTCCGAGCCGCCATCCTGCGCCGCTACCAGCACAAGCTCGTGGCCTTCGGCGTGCACGACGGCGCCAAGGTGTACGACACCGTCTTCGCCTACCGCGACCGTCGCGGCGACGTGGTCGATGTCGACGAGGTCGACGAGGTCGATGACTTCGGGCCGCCGGCGTCCCGTCCCCCGTCGGGCGGGCCGCTGATCGAGCTCGGCCCGTGA
- a CDS encoding NUDIX domain-containing protein, whose amino-acid sequence MTATLPVGAGDAVAVRDAATVLLVRDGERGLEVAMLRRRLDSGFVPGAYVFPGGAVDPGDRSPLWASRSTGHDDASASAVLGLPAGGLAFWVAAVRECFEEAGLLVARHEDGRPLRLADPDLAARFDRHRAAVDHGDVDLLDVVAEEGLLLPLGELHYFAHWITPERAPRRYDTRFFVGRAPDDHLLRHDGDETIAALWARPADALDRFSAGGFELIRPTEHSLEILSAYPDADAVLAAAAAGPVGMETPS is encoded by the coding sequence GTGACGGCCACGCTCCCCGTGGGCGCCGGTGACGCCGTGGCGGTGCGCGATGCCGCCACCGTCTTGTTGGTCCGAGACGGCGAGCGCGGTCTCGAAGTCGCCATGCTTCGGCGCCGCCTCGACTCGGGCTTCGTCCCCGGCGCCTACGTCTTCCCCGGCGGCGCCGTGGACCCGGGTGACCGCTCCCCGCTCTGGGCGTCGCGCTCGACGGGCCACGACGACGCCTCCGCCTCGGCGGTGCTCGGCCTCCCCGCCGGCGGGCTCGCCTTCTGGGTGGCGGCCGTGCGCGAGTGCTTCGAGGAGGCGGGCCTGCTCGTCGCCCGCCACGAGGACGGCCGGCCCCTGCGGCTGGCCGATCCTGACCTGGCCGCCCGCTTCGACCGCCACCGTGCCGCAGTCGACCACGGCGACGTCGACCTCCTCGACGTCGTCGCCGAGGAGGGCCTGCTCCTCCCACTCGGCGAGCTCCACTACTTCGCCCACTGGATCACGCCCGAGCGGGCGCCGCGTCGCTACGACACGCGCTTCTTCGTGGGGCGTGCGCCCGACGACCACCTGCTCCGCCACGACGGCGACGAGACCATCGCCGCCCTGTGGGCGCGCCCGGCCGACGCCCTCGACCGGTTCTCGGCCGGTGGCTTCGAGCTGATCCGGCCCACCGAGCACAGCCTCGAGATCCTCAGCGCCTATCCCGATGCCGACGCCGTGCTGGCGGCCGCCGCCGCCGGCCCCGTCGGAATGGAGACCCCATCATGA